A single window of uncultured Fretibacterium sp. DNA harbors:
- a CDS encoding ATP-binding cassette domain-containing protein, which produces MNFQGQVAENIIDIRGLKKYFKVSSGLLHAVDNVSLTIPKGKTLGLVGESGCGKSTLGRLVIGLIEPTGGEVFFKGKNSLKFGAQERREFLKQAQIVFQDPFSSLNPRMSVYQLIAEPLLINKVYASNEEVSRKVRSLMDTVGLAERLITSFPHELDGGRRQRIGIARALALDPEFIVLDEPVSALDVCIQAQVLNLLADLKEERGYTYLFISHNLSVVRYVSDEVAVMYLGQVVERASNTVLFEEPLHSYTKALLSAVPVAELGGKKERILLEGDVPSPINPRRGCRFAPRCRNQQEICSCEDPTLTEVRPGHWVSCHFTERNR; this is translated from the coding sequence ATGAACTTCCAGGGTCAGGTGGCCGAAAACATCATCGACATTCGCGGTCTGAAAAAATATTTCAAGGTAAGCAGCGGGCTTCTTCATGCAGTAGATAATGTTTCTCTGACAATTCCCAAGGGCAAAACCCTGGGGCTTGTGGGCGAGTCCGGCTGCGGCAAGTCCACCTTGGGAAGGCTGGTTATAGGGCTTATCGAGCCGACAGGCGGAGAGGTGTTTTTTAAGGGAAAGAACAGCTTGAAGTTCGGAGCCCAGGAAAGAAGGGAGTTCTTGAAGCAGGCTCAGATCGTTTTTCAAGATCCTTTCTCGTCCCTCAACCCTCGAATGTCCGTCTATCAGCTCATAGCCGAGCCGCTTTTGATCAACAAAGTGTACGCGAGTAACGAGGAGGTCAGTCGAAAGGTTCGCTCTCTCATGGACACCGTGGGGTTGGCTGAGCGTCTTATCACCTCCTTCCCTCATGAGCTCGACGGAGGGCGCCGCCAACGAATCGGCATCGCTCGTGCCCTGGCCCTGGATCCGGAATTCATTGTCCTGGACGAGCCCGTGTCCGCCCTCGACGTCTGTATCCAGGCTCAGGTTCTTAACCTGTTGGCGGACCTGAAGGAGGAACGAGGATACACCTATTTGTTTATATCACACAACCTCAGCGTCGTGAGATATGTCTCCGACGAAGTTGCCGTCATGTACCTCGGACAGGTTGTGGAAAGAGCAAGCAATACGGTTCTCTTTGAAGAACCGCTCCACTCCTATACGAAGGCTCTTCTATCAGCTGTGCCTGTGGCCGAGTTGGGAGGAAAGAAGGAACGGATACTTCTGGAGGGGGACGTACCAAGCCCGATTAATCCCAGACGGGGATGCCGGTTCGCCCCTAGATGTCGCAATCAACAGGAAATTTGTTCCTGTGAGGATCCCACGTTGACCG